A section of the Zingiber officinale cultivar Zhangliang unplaced genomic scaffold, Zo_v1.1 ctg99, whole genome shotgun sequence genome encodes:
- the LOC122037867 gene encoding uncharacterized protein LOC122037867 translates to MEFSSRAAELTTLLESRISNFYTNLKVDEIGRVVSVGDGIARVYGLKEIQAGEMSEFAPISIYLVISLLVSLILLGLSFQFASNSSTYPEKLSAYESGQLRLLEVDNRVVVPAKTHLRIIVTSADVLNSWAVPSLGLKCDAVPNQISILALFSCLIVSGERVSFCSGERSHSSGGGYLDDAVRQFLPAPDAGPSTASPALDQHTPGELLPSLASSDEELFSRLMMDEVTSQPTGVMDQAGPSHLYNKIEAVSGGVLQAMDTTIDLVYPEAEFNDPVYQAVDAINNACDQEQERIVAKTRALLAQKNLALFDPQDVNIAVDNAMTNERTVDIDSRLSRFRDLRRYLGTRNCTLWPEIVKELRELGNHHVHE, encoded by the coding sequence ATGGAATTTTCTTCGAGAGCTGCGGAACTAACGACTCTATTAGAAAGTAGAATTTCCAACTTTTACACGAATTTGAAAGTGGATGAGATCGGTCGAGTGGTTTCAGTTGGAGATGGGATTGCACGTGTTTATGGATTGAAGGAGATTCAAGCTGGGGAAATGTCAGAATTTGCACCTATTTCTATTTATTTAGTGATCAGTCTGCTAGTTTCTTTGATCCTACTCGGTCTTTCTTTTCAATTTGCTTCCAATAGTTCAACCTATCCAGAAAAATTGTCGGCCTACGAATCTGGTCAATTACGTTTATTAGAAGTGGACAATAGAGTGGTTGTACCAGCCAAAACTCATCTACGTATTATTGTAACATCTGCTGATGTACTTAATAGTTGGGCTGTACCTTCTTTAGGTCTCAAATGTGATGCTGTACCAAATCAGATCTCTATTTTAGCTCTCTTTAGTTGTCTTATCGTTTCGGGGGAAAGAGTTTCGTTTTGCAGCGGCGAACGATCCCACTCATCGGGGGGAGGTTATTTGGACGACGCTGTAAGACAGTTCCTACCAGCTCCTGACGCCGGACCATCCACAGCTAGCCCTGCATTAGACCAGCATACACCCGGGGAGTTGCTTCCTTCGTTAGCATCATCAGATGAAGAACTTTTCAGTCGTCTAATGATGGACGAGGTAACCTCGCAACCCACTGGGGTAATGGATCAAGCTGGCCCTTCACACCTATACAACAAGATTGAGGCGGTGTCGGGTGGAGTGTTACAGGCGATGGATACAACAATCGACCTTGTGTATCCGGAAGCAGAGTTCAACGACCCTGTGTATCAGGCTGTAGATGCTATAAATAACGCCTGCGACCAAGAGCAGGAGCGCATTGTCGCAAAGACACGCGCTCTATTGGCGCAGAAGAATCTCGCTCTTTTTGATCCACAGGACGTCAACATTGCGGTTGACAATGCGATGACCAATGAACGAACGGTAGACATCGATTCACGTCTCTCCCGTTTCCGTGACCTACGCCGCTACTTGGGCACGAGGAATTGTACCCTGTGGCCTGAGATCGTGAAAGAGCTTCGGGAGTTGGGCAATCACCATGTCCACGAGTAA
- the LOC122037864 gene encoding uncharacterized mitochondrial protein AtMg00810-like: MVLIYVDDIIVTGNAEDEIDKLKLILGHQFAMKDLGELKCFLGIEVERSSNGMKITQQKYALDLLKRFGLNDCKPAPTPMVLGQQLSQKESHPVKHPEKYRSLVGALQYLTFTRPDITFAVNQVCQFMHDPREFFIQAAKRILRYVKGTLADGLFFPTVKRQPNLVAYSDANWGGDPDSRRSIKGFSVFFAGSLILWSSKKQRTVSRSSAKQKSRAMSDATAERTWYRHLLSELGIKPNGLTLLCDNQSAIKLASNPLFHARSKHIELDCHFVRKKKVEDSLNC, encoded by the coding sequence ATGGTACttatttatgttgatgacataatagTTACAGGAAATGCAGAAGACGAAATTGATAAGCTAAAACTCATACTTGGTCATCAATTTGCCATGAAAGACCTGGGAGAACTAAAGTGTTTTTTGGGCATAGAGGTTGAGCGCTCATCTAATGGAATGAAGATTACTCAGCAGAAATATGCTCTTGATCTTCTAAAAAGATTTGGTTTGAATGACTGCAAACCTGCACCTACCCCTATGGTTCTTGGACAGCAATTATCACAAAAAGAGAGTCACCCTGTCAAACATCCAGAGAAGTATAGAAGTCTTGTGGGAGCACTTCAATATCTCACTTTTACACGCCCAGATATAACATTTGCTGTAAACCAAGTAtgtcaattcatgcatgatcCTCGTGAGTTTTTTATTCAAGCTGCCAAGAGAATTCTTCGTTATGTGAAAGGAACATTAGCAGATGGGCTTTTTTTCCCTACTGTCAAAAGGCAACCTAATCTAGTTGCTTACTCAGATGCTAACTGGGGCGGAGATCCTGATTCAAGGAGATCAATTAAAGGTTTTAGTGTCTTCTTTGCTGGTTCACTTATCTTATGGAGTAGCAAGAAACAAAGAACAGTTTCTCGATCAAGCGCAAAGCAAAAATCTCGTGCAATGTCGGATGCAACAGCAGAAAGAACTTGGTATCGTCACCTTCTCTCTGAGCTGGGTATAAAGCCTAATGGTCTAACTCTACTTTGTGATAACCAGAGTGCTATAAAGCTGGCTTCAAATCCACTCTTTCATGCACGAAGCAAACACATTGAATTGGATTGTCACTTTGTGCGAAAAAAAAAGGTAGAAGATTCGCTAAATTGTTGA